One region of Pristis pectinata isolate sPriPec2 chromosome 30, sPriPec2.1.pri, whole genome shotgun sequence genomic DNA includes:
- the LOC127584551 gene encoding C-reactive protein-like, producing MYILITTFALLVGFHPTSAVSGGLRGKCLIFSQPSSTSYVKLLPRRFPELDGRRRLVKKARQGHDMTGGGVVILGQEQDQVGGGFDAEQSFVGELSQVNLLDRVLGQREIGEINRGCGCLGGNVIDWSTVAFESRGTVGISDSPEYEL from the exons ATGTACATACTGATCACCACCTTCGCCCTCCTGGTGGGCTTCCACCCCACCTCAGCCGTCAGCGGAG gACTCCGGGGCAAGTGCCTCATCTTCTCCCAGCCGTCCTCCACCTCCTACGTGAAGCTGCTGCCGCGCCGTTTTCCCGAGTTAG ACGGCAGGCGGAGACTGGTGAAGAAGGCCCGGCAGGGGCACGATATGACGGGTGGTGGGGTGGTCATCCTGGGTCAGGAACAAGACCAGGTGGGGGGTGGCTTTGACGCGGAGCAGTCCTTCGTGGGCGAGTTGTCCCAGGTCAACCTGTTGGACCGGGTGCTTGGGCAGAGGGAGATCGGTGAGATCAACCGGGGTTGTGGGTGCCTCGGGGGAAACGTTATCGATTGGTCCACGGTGGCGTTCGAGAGCAGAGGGACGGTGGGGATCAGTGATAGTCCGGAGTATGAGTTGTGA